From the Pseudomonadota bacterium genome, the window CAGCGTTGATTATTGTGGATTTTCAAGATGCAATCTTAAATACTTTTGCTCCGAAAGTGATTGAACAGCTGAAAAAACAGGCGGCGTTGGCTATTCAGATGGCCAGAAAACTTTCCATTCCCATTGTGGTTATGGAGCAATATCCCCAAGGTTTAGGGGCGACCAATGAGGAAATAAAGATGGTGCTTGATGATGATTACCAGCCGTTTGCGAAAAAAATCTTTTCCGGTTGGGATGCTATCGGTGAGCGGGTCGCAGAGCTTGGGCGAAATCAACTGCTGATCATGGGGATTGAAACCCATATCTGTGTCCTGCAGACAGCAATCGATCTTTTGGATCAGGGATACTCGGTGTTTGTGCTTAAAGATGCGGTCGGATCACGGTATACTTTTGATTTTCAGGCCGGATGTTCCCTCATGGAGCGGGCTGGGGGTATTATGACCAGCGTTCAGACGGTTCTTTTCCATTTTCTTGAAAAGGCTGAGGGCCCGGATTTTAAGGCTATGCTGCCTTATCTTAAATAGTTACTCAACTTTTTGAGTTGATCTGAAAACAGCTGGACTGTGGGGGCGCTAAAGCAATGTCCCCGGATGTTCCGGCATGGCTCTCGCTCATTCTCGCCGGCCGTCCATGGCCTGCCTGTGCGTGCCGCACGCAGACAGGCCGGCTTGTGAGGACACCGCTAAAGCAATGTCCCCGATTGTCCGCCGCGAATCACAATGTGGGACAGTTTTAAAAACTGTCCCAACCCAGGCGGCAATACCGCCTGCCTGTCGGCAGACACGGCTATGAGCCAAGCCCGAACATCCTGAAATGGTTCTCTGGTAATCTAAGTCAGAAAGTTGAGATAGTTACAAAATTTAAACCAAAAATCAGTGCTTATTCGGGTTGGGAGAGTTATGACAAAACCGGAAAAGTTTCACCTTAAGGTGAAACAGAAGGTAGCCGACAACTTTGATCAAAGTTATCAGATTTATCAGGATTTTGAAGAGAAACATCATTTCTTCTATGATCTTACCGTCCAGCTGGCGAAGAAAATTGGTTTGCAGTCCGGAAGCCGGGTGCTGGACGTTGGTTGTGGCAACGGTATTTCCGCCCTAGCCCTGCATGAACAATTTTCCTGCCAGGTAATGGGGCTTGACCTGTCGGCCAGGATGGTGGCGGACGGACAGGCTTTGCATGTTGCCAACCAGGAGGTTTGTCTGGTGCTGGGAGATGGGGAGCGATTGACTGAGATCGTCGGTGATCAGCTTTATGACTATGTCCTTTACAATGCTTCGATTTTTATTTTTCCGGATGTGGAACGTAGTCTCAGGGAAGCGGCAGCGTGCTTGTCCCCGGGAGGTAAAGTCGCTTTTTCATTTTATCCCCATTTGACCAATCCAGCTGGCGATGATTTGTTCGCTGTGGCTTTTCAGCGTCTTGGAGAACCACTTCCGCGCTTTCGGGTTATTACGGATTATCAGAAAGCATCCAGTGCTTTGGAGCAGTATTGCCATCATGTTTGCCATCATCAATGGATACGGCCATTTGATCTCGAGTTCATGCGGGATTTTTTTTCCATTCCCGCCCAGTCCGCATCTTTGTTTCCCGGGCGGGATTATGAGGCCAGGCGGGAACTGATAGGGCAATTGTTCGCCTCGCTTGAGGATGTTGCTTCTCAGGCTTCCATTGTCTGGAGGATGGCAGAAGGGACAAAAGCTTAAAAGGAATTGCGCTATGAAAAGTAAAGAAAAAAACCTGGCGATAGTGTTGGTTATTGGCAAGGATCAAACTGGTATTGTAGCTCAGGTGGCTGATTTTCTCTGGAAGGAAAACATCAATATCGAGGATATTAACCAGAAAATCATACAGGGTGTTTTTGTCATGACCATGCTGGTGGATATGGTTGATGCCCGCAGTGATGTGGGGGTCGTGGGGCCGAAGCTGGAAAAATTGGGGGAGAAAATTGGCCTTTCCATCCAGCTTCAGCACCATAAAATTTTTGAAGTTATGCATCGGGTTTGATGGGACAGGCTTTTTTATGCCACAGATAATCTCTTTAGAAGAAGTGTATGAAACATATCAAATGACTGAAAAGGAGCATTTTGATATCCGGGCGGTAACCCTGGGAATTAATTTGCTGCCATGTGTCTCTGATGATTTTGCCACCCTCTGCAGACGAACGGAAAAAAAGATTCTGGCAACCGCCCGCCACTTTGTCAAGCGGGCCGAAAAAATCCAGTCCTATTATGGTATACCCATCATCAACCGGCGGATCACCATAACTCCGGCCGCGGTGGTGTTGGCCGGCGCTTTGACGGGGGCGGCCGAACAGGATCTGGATCGTTGTGTAGCCTATGCGCAGCTTCTCGATAGTTGCGCCGGTGAAGTTGGGGTTGATTTTCTGGGTGGTTATGGTGGCTTTTGTGAGAAAGGTATGACCTATGCCGAACAGACATTAATGGATGCTATTCCTGTTGCTTTGGGTGAAACAAAAAAAGTTTGCGGTTTTTTCAGCCTGGCATCCAGTAAGGCCGGTGTCAATATGCGGGCGGTGGCTAAAGTTGGCGGTATTATCCGGGATCTGGCCATGAACAGCGACCAGGCCATAGGCGCGGCTAAATTTGTGGTATTTGCCAATCCGGTCAGCGATAATCCGTTTATGGCCGGCGGTTATCACGGCCTGCAGGAAGCTGACAACATTATAAACGTCGGGATTTCCGGTCCAGGGGTGTTGCGACGGGTTGTTGCCGGCTTGCCCCGGGATCTTGCCCTGGATGAGGTGGCGGAAGCGATCAAAAAGACCGCTTTTAAAATAACCCGGGCCGGGGAGCTAATTGGGCAGGAATTGGCTCGCAGCCTTGGTGTCCGTTTTGGCTCCATTGATGTTTCTTTAGCCCCGACTACCGCTGTGGGGGATAGTGTTGGCCGTATATTGGAAGCCATGGGGCTTGAACGAGTAGGAACCCATGGTTCAACCGCGGCGCTGGCGCTGCTGACCGATGCGGTAAAAAAGGGTGGCATGATGGCTTCATCGCATGTTGGTGGTTTGAGTGGCGCTTTTATCCCGGTCAGTGAGGATGTTGGACTGTTGGAGGCGGTGAAGGTTGGAGCTTTGGGGATAGATAAACTTGAAGCGATGACCACGGTTTGCTCGGTGGGACTTGATATGATTGCGGTTCCTGGTGATACCAAAACTACCACTATTTCGGCGATTATTGCTGATGAGCTGGCCATCGGGGTGATGAACAATAAAACTACGGCGGTACGATTGATTCCGGTTCCCGGGAAAAAAGCGGGAGATCATGTTTCCTGGGGAGGGCTGTTGGGGAACGCTTATATCATGCCGTTACATAAAGAGAGCAGCGACTATTTTATCTGGCGCAAAGGGCAGTTGCCGGCGCCGGTAACCAGTTTCCGAAATTAGTGCCTTACAGGTTATTTTATTGTTTGGAAAACAAGAAAATGTTAAGTGCTTCACAATTTCCTTGCCGTTAGGCAAAGGTTCTAATGAAGAAACTTATGCAAGGCTCTGATAAGAGCACTTACTTGCAGGTAACGCCCGCGTTAGTTTTTCCTTAGGGGTAATTATGTCTGGCAATAATAATCACAATCATGAGCAGTATCTCATCGATGACTTTAAGCTTGAAGAGAGCTGGCGGATATTCAAAATAATTTCTGAATTTGTAGAAGGGTTTGAGAAACTGTCAGATTGTGGTCCGGCGATTACTATCTTTGGTTCTGCCAGGACCCGGGAGGAACATGAAGATTATCAGCAGGCTTTGGCATTGGGGAATATAATGGCAAAGTCCGGGATTACCGTCATAACCGGTGGTGGGCCGGGGATTATGGCCGCCGCCAATCGCGGCGCCCTGGAGGCAGGCGGGGACTCTGTAGGTTTGAATATCACTTTGCCCATGGAGCAAAAGCCAAATGAATATATCTCTAAACTGGTATCCTTTAAATATTTCTTTGTGCGCAAAGTCATGCTGATTAAATATTCCAAGGCTTTTGTCGTTTTCCCCGGGGGGTTTGGAACTCTCGATGAGATGTTTGAAGCTTTGACCCTGATTCAAACAGATAAGATTCGTCCTTTCCCGATCATTCTCTATGGCAGTCATTACTGGCAGGGCCTGTTTTCCTGGTTGCGTAAAGAGTTGGAGGCTTCGGGTTATATCCGTGAAGAGGACCTGTCTTTATTGCAGGTTGTTGATGATGTTAATGAGATTGTTTCAGTGATTAAAACATTTATGCATAATGAACTGGAAGAAAATAATCAAGAGCCTTTAGGCTGAAGTTGACTGTCAGGCGAAATCATCTTGTTTCAGTCGGGGCTTGTTGGTTTCGGCTAAGCCGGATATAGGAATGTTTGCGAAGACGTATACAAACGTCAGGTAAATTTAGTTCATTTAAATGGTTTTTAAGGAGAAAAAGAGATGAAAGAAGCAGTTATTGTAAGTGCGGTGCGGACCCCTTTGGGCAGTTTTAATGGTTCTCTTAAGAATATCGGCGCTACTGATCTTGGTGGCCTGGTTATTAGAGAAGCGGTTAAGCGGGCCGCTATTGATAAGGAAATGGTTGATGAGGTTCTCATGGGGCAAGTGTTGCCGCTGGGTTACGGTCAGAACCCGGCAAAACAAGCTGCCGTGAAGGCCGGTATGCCATGGAAGGTGGAGTGTATCACGGTCAATAAGGTATGCGGCTCCGCCCTGAAAACGGTTATGTTGGCGGCTCAGGCTATCCAGGTTGGTGACGCGGAAATAATAGTTGCCGGCGGCATGGAAAACATGACCATGGCGCCGTATTATCTGGATAAGGGTCGTTTTGGTTATCGCATGGGGCCGGGAACGCTTGAGGACAGCATGGTCCACGATGGTCTTTGGGATATTGTCAATGATTTTCATATGGGTATTTCCAACGAACTTTGCTCGGAAAGATATCATGTCAGCCGGGAAGATCAGGATCGCTATGCCGAGGAATCTTATCGCCGAGCGTTAAAATCCATTGAATCCGGCAGGTTTGAGGATGAAATTATTCCCGTGGAAATTCCTCAAAAAAGAGGAGAGCCGGTGATCTTCAGCCAGGATGAGTGTCCTCAGGACACGAGTTATGAAATACTGGCAAAAATGAAGCCTGCGTTTAAACAAGGTGGGCTGACGACGGCGGGAAACGCGTCTATTCTCAGTGATGGCGCGGCTGCGGTCGTGGTCATGTCCAGAGAAAAAGCGATAGAGCTTGGTTGTCCCATCATGGCAACTATAGGAGCGCAGGCATCTTTTGCCATTGACATGAAATATGTTCTTGTTGCCCCCATTTGGGCAATTCCGAAATGCCTGGCTAAGGAGGGGATTACGACTGGAGATGTGGACCTTTATGAGGTCAATGAAGCGTTTAGTGGTTCCACCGTTGCCGTGCTGAGGGAACTGGGGATTGATCCTGCCATAGTAAATGTAAACGGTGGCTCCGTGGCCCTTGGACATCCGATTGGGGGCAGTGGGTGTCGAGTGCTGGTAACCCTGCTTCATGAAATGATAAAACAGGATAAAAAGTCCGGCCTGGCTACTCTGTGCCTTGGTGGGGGAGAGGCAGTTGCCATGGTTGTCAAGCGGTAATTTGTTAATTTACCCACAACCATCTTGATGGTGTCGTAACAACTCCTGTTTCGTCATGCCGGGCTTGACCCGCATCCAGTAGCTTAACGCAGTCGCAATTGTCTAGCGATTTTGAGAGTATCTTCTGGGAGAGAGTAAATGCTGGTTAAAGATTTGATGGATGTTGACAGGGAATCGTTGCCGATTGTTTTTCCTGAATACTCAATTGAAAAAGCAACGGAGATTGGCCAGTCCATTACGTCTAATGTTCTGCCTGTGGTTGATCAAGCGGCAAGGTTTATTGGTGTGCTGGAGAGAAGTACGTTGGCTGCCGCGGAGCGGGGAACTGTTGGTGATCTCTATGTTTCATCTTTGAATGCCCCGCTGGAAAATGAGAACGCCTTAAAGATTAAAGAGTTCTTTAGTCAGCGTGATGATGAACTCATGTTTGTCGCTGATAGAGAAGGTTTGTTGTTAGGGGCTGTCTCCGTCAACAACCCGGCCATTTTACATTTGGGTGCGGTGACAAAATTTATTCCCGCTCCAGAGATATTTGATGCCATGCATGATGCGATTATCATTATAAATGCCGAAACAATGATTGTTTATACCAATCATGCCTATAGCAAATTAATTGGAGTTGCCAGTTGGAAGATTCTTGGTAAAAGCATGACCATAGTGGAGCCCACTTCTAAATGTCTACGGGTTTTGCGAGGTGCGGAGCCGTATGTCAATGAACGTATTCGCATTGAATCTGTGGACATGGAAGTTATCGCGACCATTACTCCCATCTATAATGGAGGGAAAAAAGTAGGAGCTGTTTCAGTCTTTCGCAGCATCGATGAAACCATCGAACTCAGCCGGAAGGTTGAGCGGATGGAGCACATGAATAGGTATTTGAAGAATGAATTGGATTTAAAAGCCAAACTGCCGCGAGCCTTTAATTCTATTATTGGTAAAAATGGTCGGTTAGCGGTGGTTTTGGCCAAAGCTAACCGGGTTGCCACTACCAATGTTAACGTCCTGATCAGAGGAGAAAACGGTACCGGAAAAGAAGGGATAGCCAATGCCATTCACAATACCAGTGAGAGAAGAAAAAACCCGATGATTCGCGTTAACTGTGCCGCCATACCTGAGCCGCTCCTGGAAAGTGAGCTTTTTGGTTATGCCGCGGGAGCTTTTACTGGTGCCCAAAAAACTGGAAAAATCGGTAAATTTGAGTTGGCTGATAAAGGGACCATATTTCTTGATGAGATTGGAGATATGGGCTTGGCTATGCAAGCTAAGCTGTTGCGGGTAACCCAGGAAAAGCAAATAGAACGTGTTGGTGGTCAGGGGGTTATCGATGTTGATGTCCGGATTATCTCGGCAACAAATAAAAATCTGGAAGAGATGGTCAAAGATGGCAGCTTCAGGGAAGATTTATATTATCGACTCAATGTTTTTACTATAACTCTTCCTCCTTTGCGGGATCGTAAAGATGATATTTACCTTCTGGTGGATCATTTTACTGACAGCATAGCGAGAGAAAAAGGCATAGAGCCGCTTTATTTTTCAAAAGAGGTCATGGATCTCTTTATGGAATATGATTGGAAAGGCAATATCAGGGAACTGCAGAATGTGGTTGAATATGTTGCTGTAGTCTGCCGGGGGGATACCGTGTTTCCTGATGATCTGCCGCGCTATCTCTTGAATTATAAAACGGGCAGTCAGAGTGAGGCTAAAGAAACAGGTGCTATGGGGGAAAAAATTAAAGAGGTGGAAAAAAAGGCCATCATTAACGCCTTAAAAGAACATAATAACAATAAGTCTGCCGCGATGCGTACTCTTGGTATAAGCAGGAGAACTTTCTATAAAAAGCTGAAACAATATGCGATTGAATAAGCTATTGTTTCTCTAAAAGTTTTTTTGCGCCCATGATTTTTTTTCTGAATAAAGGCTGGTAAATGAACCAGAAGAAAGCCAGCCAGATAAAAATCATCGCAGTGAGATAATCGCTGTCGGGAAACAGACGTTTCAGGAGATAAATTCCCAGGTAAATGATCAGAACGCCCCCAATGGTGTAGGGGACTCCGACTTTTAATAAAACAATTAATTTTTTTCTGACATTTTGCTTCATTTTGACAACCATGATGGGTCTCGGCCAGCTATACTTTTGCTTAAAGTATAGCTGGCCGAAAATCGTTTCCTTGCTATTTACTCAGTGTCATACTCTTTTAATTCTTTTTCTACTTCTTTGTCTACATTTCCAGGAGGTTCTTCTTCCTCTTTTTCTGGATTATATTCTAAAGCAAAAAAGAGGATTGCCCCGATTATGAGAGCCAATGTCGGGCCGGACCATAAAGGGCTGCCCCAAAGCTTGACGTAGTTTGCTGTTACCAGCACCGCCCCCATAACGCCGGCAATACCACGTTGAACATTGGTATGGCACATGGCAAAGGCAAGATAGATGCACAGATATCCCTGAATTAACAAGGTAAGACCAAAACCGATCATTTTGGCGGGAAGAATAATCTGGACAAATGGATGACAAACCATAGCGATACTCATACCCCAGAAAAGGGATGTCGCGCCGCCCCAGTAGGATGGTTCCTCTTTCGGGGTTGCATGTTTGTAGCGATTGACAACCAGAGCCTGTCCCCCGGTCCATTGCGGTCCACAAAGAGAGATGAAAGGTATAAAAAATCCTTGAAATACATTACGGAATGAAGTGATGATGTGATTGCGGGGGACACTGAAAATAATCTTTTCATCGGGCCGGGCCTGGCTGGCATCGTCAATCATGGCTTCAAGTACCAGAATATCACCAAAGGCAAGCACATAGGCGACAATAGCCAGAGAAACAGCAGCCGCCCACGTAGATGCAGAAGGGAAGCCGACGCCAACAGCGGAAAATGAATTGATCATGTCACCAAAAGGCAGAGCAATAATGAAACGATCAAAAATCCCGGTTGGAGGCTTTATTTCCCCGGTCATCAGACCGACCAGGTAGCCGACAACAAATCCCGGAGCGATTCCGAAGCTGGCGACCCAGGCAAACCAGCCGAATTTCTTTCTAAATGATACAGCCCGAGTGGAAAATAGCACAAAAAAACTTAAAAAGCTGGCA encodes:
- a CDS encoding isochorismatase family protein, yielding MSGRSFCPIKDQSALIIVDFQDAILNTFAPKVIEQLKKQAALAIQMARKLSIPIVVMEQYPQGLGATNEEIKMVLDDDYQPFAKKIFSGWDAIGERVAELGRNQLLIMGIETHICVLQTAIDLLDQGYSVFVLKDAVGSRYTFDFQAGCSLMERAGGIMTSVQTVLFHFLEKAEGPDFKAMLPYLK
- a CDS encoding class I SAM-dependent methyltransferase → MTKPEKFHLKVKQKVADNFDQSYQIYQDFEEKHHFFYDLTVQLAKKIGLQSGSRVLDVGCGNGISALALHEQFSCQVMGLDLSARMVADGQALHVANQEVCLVLGDGERLTEIVGDQLYDYVLYNASIFIFPDVERSLREAAACLSPGGKVAFSFYPHLTNPAGDDLFAVAFQRLGEPLPRFRVITDYQKASSALEQYCHHVCHHQWIRPFDLEFMRDFFSIPAQSASLFPGRDYEARRELIGQLFASLEDVASQASIVWRMAEGTKA
- a CDS encoding ACT domain-containing protein translates to MKSKEKNLAIVLVIGKDQTGIVAQVADFLWKENINIEDINQKIIQGVFVMTMLVDMVDARSDVGVVGPKLEKLGEKIGLSIQLQHHKIFEVMHRV
- a CDS encoding PFL family protein — its product is MPQIISLEEVYETYQMTEKEHFDIRAVTLGINLLPCVSDDFATLCRRTEKKILATARHFVKRAEKIQSYYGIPIINRRITITPAAVVLAGALTGAAEQDLDRCVAYAQLLDSCAGEVGVDFLGGYGGFCEKGMTYAEQTLMDAIPVALGETKKVCGFFSLASSKAGVNMRAVAKVGGIIRDLAMNSDQAIGAAKFVVFANPVSDNPFMAGGYHGLQEADNIINVGISGPGVLRRVVAGLPRDLALDEVAEAIKKTAFKITRAGELIGQELARSLGVRFGSIDVSLAPTTAVGDSVGRILEAMGLERVGTHGSTAALALLTDAVKKGGMMASSHVGGLSGAFIPVSEDVGLLEAVKVGALGIDKLEAMTTVCSVGLDMIAVPGDTKTTTISAIIADELAIGVMNNKTTAVRLIPVPGKKAGDHVSWGGLLGNAYIMPLHKESSDYFIWRKGQLPAPVTSFRN
- a CDS encoding TIGR00730 family Rossman fold protein; the protein is MSGNNNHNHEQYLIDDFKLEESWRIFKIISEFVEGFEKLSDCGPAITIFGSARTREEHEDYQQALALGNIMAKSGITVITGGGPGIMAAANRGALEAGGDSVGLNITLPMEQKPNEYISKLVSFKYFFVRKVMLIKYSKAFVVFPGGFGTLDEMFEALTLIQTDKIRPFPIILYGSHYWQGLFSWLRKELEASGYIREEDLSLLQVVDDVNEIVSVIKTFMHNELEENNQEPLG
- a CDS encoding acetyl-CoA C-acetyltransferase, giving the protein MKEAVIVSAVRTPLGSFNGSLKNIGATDLGGLVIREAVKRAAIDKEMVDEVLMGQVLPLGYGQNPAKQAAVKAGMPWKVECITVNKVCGSALKTVMLAAQAIQVGDAEIIVAGGMENMTMAPYYLDKGRFGYRMGPGTLEDSMVHDGLWDIVNDFHMGISNELCSERYHVSREDQDRYAEESYRRALKSIESGRFEDEIIPVEIPQKRGEPVIFSQDECPQDTSYEILAKMKPAFKQGGLTTAGNASILSDGAAAVVVMSREKAIELGCPIMATIGAQASFAIDMKYVLVAPIWAIPKCLAKEGITTGDVDLYEVNEAFSGSTVAVLRELGIDPAIVNVNGGSVALGHPIGGSGCRVLVTLLHEMIKQDKKSGLATLCLGGGEAVAMVVKR
- a CDS encoding sigma 54-interacting transcriptional regulator; translated protein: MLVKDLMDVDRESLPIVFPEYSIEKATEIGQSITSNVLPVVDQAARFIGVLERSTLAAAERGTVGDLYVSSLNAPLENENALKIKEFFSQRDDELMFVADREGLLLGAVSVNNPAILHLGAVTKFIPAPEIFDAMHDAIIIINAETMIVYTNHAYSKLIGVASWKILGKSMTIVEPTSKCLRVLRGAEPYVNERIRIESVDMEVIATITPIYNGGKKVGAVSVFRSIDETIELSRKVERMEHMNRYLKNELDLKAKLPRAFNSIIGKNGRLAVVLAKANRVATTNVNVLIRGENGTGKEGIANAIHNTSERRKNPMIRVNCAAIPEPLLESELFGYAAGAFTGAQKTGKIGKFELADKGTIFLDEIGDMGLAMQAKLLRVTQEKQIERVGGQGVIDVDVRIISATNKNLEEMVKDGSFREDLYYRLNVFTITLPPLRDRKDDIYLLVDHFTDSIAREKGIEPLYFSKEVMDLFMEYDWKGNIRELQNVVEYVAVVCRGDTVFPDDLPRYLLNYKTGSQSEAKETGAMGEKIKEVEKKAIINALKEHNNNKSAAMRTLGISRRTFYKKLKQYAIE